The following proteins come from a genomic window of Canis lupus dingo isolate Sandy chromosome 20, ASM325472v2, whole genome shotgun sequence:
- the ADGRE5 gene encoding adhesion G protein-coupled receptor E5 isoform X2: MGGPRGSVLLQGLCVLLILLEAGSQKTSGCARWCPPKSTCVNATTCRCSPGFISLSREIFSSPLESCDDINECGPPPLVSCGRLADCQNTEGSYHCICSPGYALASGATTFMNESENTCRDVNECTSGQNPCHNSTHCLNNIGGYECRCRPGWKPVPGSPNGPKSTVCEDVDECSSGKHTCHYSTVCVNTVGSYKCRCRRGWKPKPRFQDKQLNTTCEVPAEMSFPAWTPPPGIKSQKLSHFFERVQELRRDFKPALPQETIQKVIESMDEMLKASGDLEAMDPSERHHMATHFLLGLETVLRTLAKAMPRASFTYRSPLDTELSLMIQEHGDGNVTMGQTHAQMLLNWAVATEPSNSGPTVMGILSIRNMQNLLSNASLELEPEKKEQLKKIHQSPVRGAQLQLLSAVNVVFLSNTNTEKLDSPVTFAFSHLENPQPKKLGTRQELICAFWKGDKNNGHWATMGCQTLGTRNNSTTCQCNHLSSFAILMAHYDIEDQKLSLITKVGLVLSLFCLLLCILTFLLVRPIQGSRTTVHLHLCICLFVGSTIFLVGIENEGDQVGLRCRLVAGLLHYFFLGAFCWMSLEGLELYFLVVRVFRGQGLSKWQLCLIGYGVPLVIVAISAAVKSKGYGYILYCWLNREDGFLWSFLGPVIFIVLCNAVVFVTTVWKLTQKFSEINPDMKKLKKARVLTITAVAQLFVLGSTWVFGLFLFDPESWVLSYTFCILNSLQGLFLFLLHCLLNKKVREEYRRWAGRITGNKYSEFATATSSTSHHQTQAHRPSESGM, from the exons gGCTGTGTGTCTTGCTGATTCTGTTGGAAGCTGGATCCCAGAAAACCAGTG GCTGTGCACGCTGGTGCCCTCCGAAATCCACATGTGTCAATGCCACCACCTGTCGCTGCTCTCCAGGATTCATTTCTCTGTCCAGGGAGATCTTCTCCAGCCCCCTGGAGAGTTGTGACG ACATCAATGAGTGTGGACCACCCCCGTTGGTGTCCTGTGGACGGTTAGCAGACTGTCAGAACACAGAGGGGAGCTACCACTGCATATGCAGCCCGGGATACGCGCTTGCTTCTGGGGCAACGACGTTCATGAATGAGAGTGAGAACACATGTCGAG ATGTGAATGAATGTACCTCGGGGCAGAACCCATGCCACAACTCCACCCACTGCCTCAACAACATCGGTGGCTATGAGTGCCGCTGCCGCCCAGGATGGAAGCCGGTTCCTGGATCCCCCAATGGCCCAAAGAGCACCGTCTGTGAAG ATGTGGACGAGTGCAGCTCCGGGAAGCATACGTGCCATTACTCCACTGTCTGCGTCAACACTGTGGGCTCCTACAAGTGCCGCTGCCGCCGGGGCTGGAAGCCCAAACCTAGATTCCAGGATAAGCAACTGAACACCACCTGCGAAG TCCCTGCAGAGATGTCCTTCCCCGCCTGGACCCCACCCCCTGGAATCAAGAGCCAG AAACTCTCCCATTTCTTTGAAAGAGTCCAAGAGCTGCGCAGAGACTTCAAGCCAGCCTTGCCTCAGGAAACCATCCAG AAAGTCATCGAGTCAATGGATGAGATGCTAAAAGCCTCCGGAGACCTGGAGGCCATGGACCCGTCTGAAAGGCACCACATGGCCACCCACTTCCTCCTTGGCCTCGAAACAGTCCTGAGGACCCTGGCCAAGGCCATGCCTAGAGCCTCCTTCACCTATCGCTCCCCTTTGGACACAG aGCTATCCCTGATGATCCAGGAGCATGGGGATGGAAATGTCACCATGGGTCAGACGCATGCACAGATGCTGCTGAACTGGGCTGTGGCGACAGAACCCAGCAACTCAG GCCCCACCGTGATGGGCATCCTCTCCATCCGGAACATGCAGAATTTGCTGTCCAACGCCTCCTTGGAACTGGAACCTGAGAAGAAAGAGCAGCTAAAAAAGATCCACCAAAGTCCTGTCCGTGGTGCCCAGCTTCAGCTCCTCTCGGCCGTCAATGTGGTCTTTCTGAGCAACACAAACACAGAGAAACTTGACTCTCCTGTCACCTTTGCCTTCTCCCACCTGGAGAATCCTCAG CCAAAGAAACTTGGGACACGGCAGGAGTTGATCTGTGCATTCTGGAAGGGTGACAAGAACAACGGGCACTGGGCCACCATGGGCTGCCAGACCCTGGGCACTAGGAATAACAGCACCACCTGCCAGTGCAACCACCTGAGCAGCTTTGCCATCCTCATGGCCCACTATGATATAGAG GACCAGAAGCTGTCCCTGATCACCAAGGTGGGGCTGGTGCTGTCACTATTCTGCTTGCTGCTGTGCATTCTCACCTTCCTGCTGGTGCGGCCCATCCAAGGCTCGCGCACCACCGTGCACCTGCACCTCTGCATCTGCCTCTTCGTGGGCTCCACCATCTTCCTGGTGGGCATTGAAAACGAAGGCGACCAG gtgGGGCTGCGCTGCCGCCTGGTGGCCGGACTGCTGCACTACTTTTTCCTGGGCGCCTTCTGCTGGATGAGCCTCGAGGGCCTAGAGCTCTACTTCCTGGTGGTGCGCGTGTTCCGCGGCCAGGGCCTGAGCAAGTGGCAGCTCTGCCTGATAGGCTACGGGGTGCCCCTGGTCATCGTGGCCATCTCCGCGGCCGTCAAAAGCAAGGGCTACGGCTACATCCTCTA TTGTTGGTTGAACAGAGAGGACGGCTTCCTCTGGAGCTTCCTGGGGCCTGTGATTTTCATCGTTCTG TGCAATGCGGTGGTCTTCGTGACTACAGTCTGGAAACTCACGCAGAAGTTTTCTGAGATCAACCCagacatgaagaaactgaagaaggcCAG GGTGCTGACCATCACTGCTGTGGCCCAGCTCTTTGTGCTGGGCAGCACCTGGGTCTTTGGTTTGTTCCTCTTCGACCCGGAGAGCTGGGTGCTGTCCTACACCTTCTGCATCCTCAACTCCCTGCAaggcctcttcctcttcctgctccaCTGCCTGCTCAACAAGAAG GTGAGGGAGGAGTACAGGAGGTGGGCCGGCAGGATCACAGGGAACAAGTACTCGGAGTTCGCCACAGCCACATCCAGCACGAGCCACCATCAGACCCAG GCCCACAGGCCCTCCGAGTCCGGGATGTGA
- the DDX39A gene encoding ATP-dependent RNA helicase DDX39A isoform X1 produces MSTMAEQDVENELLDYEEDEEPQAPPESTPAPPKKDVKGSYVSIHSSGFRDFLLKPELLRAIVDCGFEHPSEVQHECIPQAILGMDVLCQAKSGMGKTAVFVLATLQQIEPVNGQVTVLVMCHTRELAFQISKEYERFSKYMPSVKVSVFFGGLSIKKDEEVLKKNCPHVVVGTPGRILALVRNRSLNLKNVKHFVLDECDKMLEQLDMRRDVQEIFRLTPHEKQCMMFSATLSKEIRPVCRKFMQDPMEVFVDDETKLTLHGLQQYYVKLKDSEKNRKLFDLLDVLEFNQVVIFVKSVQRCMALAQLLVEQNFPAIAIHRGMAQEERLSRYQQFKDFQRRILVATNLFGRGMDIERVNIVFNYDMPEDSDTYLHRVARAGRFGTKGLAITFVSDENDAKILNDVQDRFEVNVAELPEEIDISTYIEQSR; encoded by the exons ATGAG CACCATGGCAGAACAAGATGTGGAAAATGAGCTTCTGGATTATGAGGAAGATGAAGAGCCCCAGGCTCCTCCAGAGAGCACTCCTGCTCCCCCCAAGAAAGATGTCAAGGGTTCCTACGTTTCCATCCACAGCTCTGGCTTCCGGGACTTTCTGCTGAAGCCGGAGCTCCTGAGGGCCATAGTGGACTGTGGCTTTGAGCATCCATCTGAGG TCCAGCACGAGTGTATTCCCCAAGCCATCCTGGGCATGGACGTCCTGTGCCAGGCCAAGTCTGGGATGGGCAAGACTGCGGTCTTCGTACTGGCCACCCTGCAGCAGATTGAGCCAGTTAATGGACAG GTGACAGTCTTGGTCATGTGCCACACACGGGAGCTAGCCTTCCAGATCAGCAAAGAGTATGAACGCTTCTCCAAGTACATGCCCAGTGTCAAG GTGTCTGTGTTCTTTGGGGGCCTTTCTATCAAGAAGGATGAAGAGGTATTGAAGAAGAACTGTCCTCATGTCGTGGTGGGGACACCAGGCCGGATCCTGGCGCTAGTGCGGAACCGGAGCCTGAACCTGAAGAACGTGAAGCACTTCGTGCTGGATGAGTGTGACAAGATGCTGGAGCAGCTGG acaTGCGGCGGGACGTGCAGGAGATCTTCCGCTTGACACCCCATGAGAAGCAGTGCATGATGTTTAGCGCCACCCTGAGCAAGGAGATCAGGCCGGTCTGCAGGAAGTTCATGCAAGAT CCCATGGAGGTGTTTGTAGACGACGAGACCAAGCTCACACTGCATGGACTGCAGCAGTACTACGTCAAGCTCAAGGACAGTGAGAAGAACCGCAAGCTCTTCGACCTGTTGGATGTGTTGGAGTTTAACCAG GTGGTGATCTTTGTGAAGTCCGTGCAACGCTGCATGGCCCTGGCCCAGCTCCTCGTGGAGCAGAACTTCCCGGCCATTGCCATCCACAGGGGCATGGCCCAGGAGGAGCG TCTGTCGCGCTATCAGCAGTTCAAAGACTTCCAGCGGCGGATCCTGGTGGCCACCAATCTGTTTGGCCGAGGGATGGACATTGAGCGAGTCAACATCGTCTTCAACTATGACATGCCTGAGGACTCGGACACCTACCTCCACCGA GTGGCCCGTGCAGGTCGCTTTGGGACTAAAGGTCTGGCTATTACTTTCGTGTCTGACGAGaatgatgcaaaaatcctcaatgacGTTCAGGACCGGTTTGAAGTGAATGTGGCAGAACTTCCTGAAGAAATTGACATCTCCACGTATA TTGAGCAGAGCCGGTAA
- the DDX39A gene encoding ATP-dependent RNA helicase DDX39A isoform X2 has translation MAEQDVENELLDYEEDEEPQAPPESTPAPPKKDVKGSYVSIHSSGFRDFLLKPELLRAIVDCGFEHPSEVQHECIPQAILGMDVLCQAKSGMGKTAVFVLATLQQIEPVNGQVTVLVMCHTRELAFQISKEYERFSKYMPSVKVSVFFGGLSIKKDEEVLKKNCPHVVVGTPGRILALVRNRSLNLKNVKHFVLDECDKMLEQLDMRRDVQEIFRLTPHEKQCMMFSATLSKEIRPVCRKFMQDPMEVFVDDETKLTLHGLQQYYVKLKDSEKNRKLFDLLDVLEFNQVVIFVKSVQRCMALAQLLVEQNFPAIAIHRGMAQEERLSRYQQFKDFQRRILVATNLFGRGMDIERVNIVFNYDMPEDSDTYLHRVARAGRFGTKGLAITFVSDENDAKILNDVQDRFEVNVAELPEEIDISTYIEQSR, from the exons ATGGCAGAACAAGATGTGGAAAATGAGCTTCTGGATTATGAGGAAGATGAAGAGCCCCAGGCTCCTCCAGAGAGCACTCCTGCTCCCCCCAAGAAAGATGTCAAGGGTTCCTACGTTTCCATCCACAGCTCTGGCTTCCGGGACTTTCTGCTGAAGCCGGAGCTCCTGAGGGCCATAGTGGACTGTGGCTTTGAGCATCCATCTGAGG TCCAGCACGAGTGTATTCCCCAAGCCATCCTGGGCATGGACGTCCTGTGCCAGGCCAAGTCTGGGATGGGCAAGACTGCGGTCTTCGTACTGGCCACCCTGCAGCAGATTGAGCCAGTTAATGGACAG GTGACAGTCTTGGTCATGTGCCACACACGGGAGCTAGCCTTCCAGATCAGCAAAGAGTATGAACGCTTCTCCAAGTACATGCCCAGTGTCAAG GTGTCTGTGTTCTTTGGGGGCCTTTCTATCAAGAAGGATGAAGAGGTATTGAAGAAGAACTGTCCTCATGTCGTGGTGGGGACACCAGGCCGGATCCTGGCGCTAGTGCGGAACCGGAGCCTGAACCTGAAGAACGTGAAGCACTTCGTGCTGGATGAGTGTGACAAGATGCTGGAGCAGCTGG acaTGCGGCGGGACGTGCAGGAGATCTTCCGCTTGACACCCCATGAGAAGCAGTGCATGATGTTTAGCGCCACCCTGAGCAAGGAGATCAGGCCGGTCTGCAGGAAGTTCATGCAAGAT CCCATGGAGGTGTTTGTAGACGACGAGACCAAGCTCACACTGCATGGACTGCAGCAGTACTACGTCAAGCTCAAGGACAGTGAGAAGAACCGCAAGCTCTTCGACCTGTTGGATGTGTTGGAGTTTAACCAG GTGGTGATCTTTGTGAAGTCCGTGCAACGCTGCATGGCCCTGGCCCAGCTCCTCGTGGAGCAGAACTTCCCGGCCATTGCCATCCACAGGGGCATGGCCCAGGAGGAGCG TCTGTCGCGCTATCAGCAGTTCAAAGACTTCCAGCGGCGGATCCTGGTGGCCACCAATCTGTTTGGCCGAGGGATGGACATTGAGCGAGTCAACATCGTCTTCAACTATGACATGCCTGAGGACTCGGACACCTACCTCCACCGA GTGGCCCGTGCAGGTCGCTTTGGGACTAAAGGTCTGGCTATTACTTTCGTGTCTGACGAGaatgatgcaaaaatcctcaatgacGTTCAGGACCGGTTTGAAGTGAATGTGGCAGAACTTCCTGAAGAAATTGACATCTCCACGTATA TTGAGCAGAGCCGGTAA
- the ADGRE5 gene encoding adhesion G protein-coupled receptor E5 isoform X3, translating into MGGPRGSVLLQGLCVLLILLEAGSQKTSGCARWCPPKSTCVNATTCRCSPGFISLSREIFSSPLESCDDINECGPPPLVSCGRLADCQNTEGSYHCICSPGYALASGATTFMNESENTCRDVDECSSGKHTCHYSTVCVNTVGSYKCRCRRGWKPKPRFQDKQLNTTCEVPAEMSFPAWTPPPGIKSQKLSHFFERVQELRRDFKPALPQETIQKVIESMDEMLKASGDLEAMDPSERHHMATHFLLGLETVLRTLAKAMPRASFTYRSPLDTELSLMIQEHGDGNVTMGQTHAQMLLNWAVATEPSNSGPTVMGILSIRNMQNLLSNASLELEPEKKEQLKKIHQSPVRGAQLQLLSAVNVVFLSNTNTEKLDSPVTFAFSHLENPQPKKLGTRQELICAFWKGDKNNGHWATMGCQTLGTRNNSTTCQCNHLSSFAILMAHYDIEDQKLSLITKVGLVLSLFCLLLCILTFLLVRPIQGSRTTVHLHLCICLFVGSTIFLVGIENEGDQVGLRCRLVAGLLHYFFLGAFCWMSLEGLELYFLVVRVFRGQGLSKWQLCLIGYGVPLVIVAISAAVKSKGYGYILYCWLNREDGFLWSFLGPVIFIVLCNAVVFVTTVWKLTQKFSEINPDMKKLKKARVLTITAVAQLFVLGSTWVFGLFLFDPESWVLSYTFCILNSLQGLFLFLLHCLLNKKVREEYRRWAGRITGNKYSEFATATSSTSHHQTQAHRPSESGM; encoded by the exons gGCTGTGTGTCTTGCTGATTCTGTTGGAAGCTGGATCCCAGAAAACCAGTG GCTGTGCACGCTGGTGCCCTCCGAAATCCACATGTGTCAATGCCACCACCTGTCGCTGCTCTCCAGGATTCATTTCTCTGTCCAGGGAGATCTTCTCCAGCCCCCTGGAGAGTTGTGACG ACATCAATGAGTGTGGACCACCCCCGTTGGTGTCCTGTGGACGGTTAGCAGACTGTCAGAACACAGAGGGGAGCTACCACTGCATATGCAGCCCGGGATACGCGCTTGCTTCTGGGGCAACGACGTTCATGAATGAGAGTGAGAACACATGTCGAG ATGTGGACGAGTGCAGCTCCGGGAAGCATACGTGCCATTACTCCACTGTCTGCGTCAACACTGTGGGCTCCTACAAGTGCCGCTGCCGCCGGGGCTGGAAGCCCAAACCTAGATTCCAGGATAAGCAACTGAACACCACCTGCGAAG TCCCTGCAGAGATGTCCTTCCCCGCCTGGACCCCACCCCCTGGAATCAAGAGCCAG AAACTCTCCCATTTCTTTGAAAGAGTCCAAGAGCTGCGCAGAGACTTCAAGCCAGCCTTGCCTCAGGAAACCATCCAG AAAGTCATCGAGTCAATGGATGAGATGCTAAAAGCCTCCGGAGACCTGGAGGCCATGGACCCGTCTGAAAGGCACCACATGGCCACCCACTTCCTCCTTGGCCTCGAAACAGTCCTGAGGACCCTGGCCAAGGCCATGCCTAGAGCCTCCTTCACCTATCGCTCCCCTTTGGACACAG aGCTATCCCTGATGATCCAGGAGCATGGGGATGGAAATGTCACCATGGGTCAGACGCATGCACAGATGCTGCTGAACTGGGCTGTGGCGACAGAACCCAGCAACTCAG GCCCCACCGTGATGGGCATCCTCTCCATCCGGAACATGCAGAATTTGCTGTCCAACGCCTCCTTGGAACTGGAACCTGAGAAGAAAGAGCAGCTAAAAAAGATCCACCAAAGTCCTGTCCGTGGTGCCCAGCTTCAGCTCCTCTCGGCCGTCAATGTGGTCTTTCTGAGCAACACAAACACAGAGAAACTTGACTCTCCTGTCACCTTTGCCTTCTCCCACCTGGAGAATCCTCAG CCAAAGAAACTTGGGACACGGCAGGAGTTGATCTGTGCATTCTGGAAGGGTGACAAGAACAACGGGCACTGGGCCACCATGGGCTGCCAGACCCTGGGCACTAGGAATAACAGCACCACCTGCCAGTGCAACCACCTGAGCAGCTTTGCCATCCTCATGGCCCACTATGATATAGAG GACCAGAAGCTGTCCCTGATCACCAAGGTGGGGCTGGTGCTGTCACTATTCTGCTTGCTGCTGTGCATTCTCACCTTCCTGCTGGTGCGGCCCATCCAAGGCTCGCGCACCACCGTGCACCTGCACCTCTGCATCTGCCTCTTCGTGGGCTCCACCATCTTCCTGGTGGGCATTGAAAACGAAGGCGACCAG gtgGGGCTGCGCTGCCGCCTGGTGGCCGGACTGCTGCACTACTTTTTCCTGGGCGCCTTCTGCTGGATGAGCCTCGAGGGCCTAGAGCTCTACTTCCTGGTGGTGCGCGTGTTCCGCGGCCAGGGCCTGAGCAAGTGGCAGCTCTGCCTGATAGGCTACGGGGTGCCCCTGGTCATCGTGGCCATCTCCGCGGCCGTCAAAAGCAAGGGCTACGGCTACATCCTCTA TTGTTGGTTGAACAGAGAGGACGGCTTCCTCTGGAGCTTCCTGGGGCCTGTGATTTTCATCGTTCTG TGCAATGCGGTGGTCTTCGTGACTACAGTCTGGAAACTCACGCAGAAGTTTTCTGAGATCAACCCagacatgaagaaactgaagaaggcCAG GGTGCTGACCATCACTGCTGTGGCCCAGCTCTTTGTGCTGGGCAGCACCTGGGTCTTTGGTTTGTTCCTCTTCGACCCGGAGAGCTGGGTGCTGTCCTACACCTTCTGCATCCTCAACTCCCTGCAaggcctcttcctcttcctgctccaCTGCCTGCTCAACAAGAAG GTGAGGGAGGAGTACAGGAGGTGGGCCGGCAGGATCACAGGGAACAAGTACTCGGAGTTCGCCACAGCCACATCCAGCACGAGCCACCATCAGACCCAG GCCCACAGGCCCTCCGAGTCCGGGATGTGA
- the ADGRE5 gene encoding adhesion G protein-coupled receptor E5 isoform X1 — translation MGGPRGSVLLQGLCVLLILLEAGSQKTSGCARWCPPKSTCVNATTCRCSPGFISLSREIFSSPLESCDDINECGPPPLVSCGRLADCQNTEGSYHCICSPGYALASGATTFMNESENTCRDVDECQLKPRVCKSRGICTNTQGSYTCKCLPGFELNLGDLNLCTDVNECTSGQNPCHNSTHCLNNIGGYECRCRPGWKPVPGSPNGPKSTVCEDVDECSSGKHTCHYSTVCVNTVGSYKCRCRRGWKPKPRFQDKQLNTTCEVPAEMSFPAWTPPPGIKSQKLSHFFERVQELRRDFKPALPQETIQKVIESMDEMLKASGDLEAMDPSERHHMATHFLLGLETVLRTLAKAMPRASFTYRSPLDTELSLMIQEHGDGNVTMGQTHAQMLLNWAVATEPSNSGPTVMGILSIRNMQNLLSNASLELEPEKKEQLKKIHQSPVRGAQLQLLSAVNVVFLSNTNTEKLDSPVTFAFSHLENPQPKKLGTRQELICAFWKGDKNNGHWATMGCQTLGTRNNSTTCQCNHLSSFAILMAHYDIEDQKLSLITKVGLVLSLFCLLLCILTFLLVRPIQGSRTTVHLHLCICLFVGSTIFLVGIENEGDQVGLRCRLVAGLLHYFFLGAFCWMSLEGLELYFLVVRVFRGQGLSKWQLCLIGYGVPLVIVAISAAVKSKGYGYILYCWLNREDGFLWSFLGPVIFIVLCNAVVFVTTVWKLTQKFSEINPDMKKLKKARVLTITAVAQLFVLGSTWVFGLFLFDPESWVLSYTFCILNSLQGLFLFLLHCLLNKKVREEYRRWAGRITGNKYSEFATATSSTSHHQTQAHRPSESGM, via the exons gGCTGTGTGTCTTGCTGATTCTGTTGGAAGCTGGATCCCAGAAAACCAGTG GCTGTGCACGCTGGTGCCCTCCGAAATCCACATGTGTCAATGCCACCACCTGTCGCTGCTCTCCAGGATTCATTTCTCTGTCCAGGGAGATCTTCTCCAGCCCCCTGGAGAGTTGTGACG ACATCAATGAGTGTGGACCACCCCCGTTGGTGTCCTGTGGACGGTTAGCAGACTGTCAGAACACAGAGGGGAGCTACCACTGCATATGCAGCCCGGGATACGCGCTTGCTTCTGGGGCAACGACGTTCATGAATGAGAGTGAGAACACATGTCGAG aTGTGGATGAATGTCAGCTGAAGCCCAGAGTGTGTAAAAGCCGTGGCATCTGCACCAACACCCAGGGCAGCTACACCTGCAAGTGCCTGCCCGGCTTCGAGCTCAACCTGGGCGACCTGAATCTGTGCACAG ATGTGAATGAATGTACCTCGGGGCAGAACCCATGCCACAACTCCACCCACTGCCTCAACAACATCGGTGGCTATGAGTGCCGCTGCCGCCCAGGATGGAAGCCGGTTCCTGGATCCCCCAATGGCCCAAAGAGCACCGTCTGTGAAG ATGTGGACGAGTGCAGCTCCGGGAAGCATACGTGCCATTACTCCACTGTCTGCGTCAACACTGTGGGCTCCTACAAGTGCCGCTGCCGCCGGGGCTGGAAGCCCAAACCTAGATTCCAGGATAAGCAACTGAACACCACCTGCGAAG TCCCTGCAGAGATGTCCTTCCCCGCCTGGACCCCACCCCCTGGAATCAAGAGCCAG AAACTCTCCCATTTCTTTGAAAGAGTCCAAGAGCTGCGCAGAGACTTCAAGCCAGCCTTGCCTCAGGAAACCATCCAG AAAGTCATCGAGTCAATGGATGAGATGCTAAAAGCCTCCGGAGACCTGGAGGCCATGGACCCGTCTGAAAGGCACCACATGGCCACCCACTTCCTCCTTGGCCTCGAAACAGTCCTGAGGACCCTGGCCAAGGCCATGCCTAGAGCCTCCTTCACCTATCGCTCCCCTTTGGACACAG aGCTATCCCTGATGATCCAGGAGCATGGGGATGGAAATGTCACCATGGGTCAGACGCATGCACAGATGCTGCTGAACTGGGCTGTGGCGACAGAACCCAGCAACTCAG GCCCCACCGTGATGGGCATCCTCTCCATCCGGAACATGCAGAATTTGCTGTCCAACGCCTCCTTGGAACTGGAACCTGAGAAGAAAGAGCAGCTAAAAAAGATCCACCAAAGTCCTGTCCGTGGTGCCCAGCTTCAGCTCCTCTCGGCCGTCAATGTGGTCTTTCTGAGCAACACAAACACAGAGAAACTTGACTCTCCTGTCACCTTTGCCTTCTCCCACCTGGAGAATCCTCAG CCAAAGAAACTTGGGACACGGCAGGAGTTGATCTGTGCATTCTGGAAGGGTGACAAGAACAACGGGCACTGGGCCACCATGGGCTGCCAGACCCTGGGCACTAGGAATAACAGCACCACCTGCCAGTGCAACCACCTGAGCAGCTTTGCCATCCTCATGGCCCACTATGATATAGAG GACCAGAAGCTGTCCCTGATCACCAAGGTGGGGCTGGTGCTGTCACTATTCTGCTTGCTGCTGTGCATTCTCACCTTCCTGCTGGTGCGGCCCATCCAAGGCTCGCGCACCACCGTGCACCTGCACCTCTGCATCTGCCTCTTCGTGGGCTCCACCATCTTCCTGGTGGGCATTGAAAACGAAGGCGACCAG gtgGGGCTGCGCTGCCGCCTGGTGGCCGGACTGCTGCACTACTTTTTCCTGGGCGCCTTCTGCTGGATGAGCCTCGAGGGCCTAGAGCTCTACTTCCTGGTGGTGCGCGTGTTCCGCGGCCAGGGCCTGAGCAAGTGGCAGCTCTGCCTGATAGGCTACGGGGTGCCCCTGGTCATCGTGGCCATCTCCGCGGCCGTCAAAAGCAAGGGCTACGGCTACATCCTCTA TTGTTGGTTGAACAGAGAGGACGGCTTCCTCTGGAGCTTCCTGGGGCCTGTGATTTTCATCGTTCTG TGCAATGCGGTGGTCTTCGTGACTACAGTCTGGAAACTCACGCAGAAGTTTTCTGAGATCAACCCagacatgaagaaactgaagaaggcCAG GGTGCTGACCATCACTGCTGTGGCCCAGCTCTTTGTGCTGGGCAGCACCTGGGTCTTTGGTTTGTTCCTCTTCGACCCGGAGAGCTGGGTGCTGTCCTACACCTTCTGCATCCTCAACTCCCTGCAaggcctcttcctcttcctgctccaCTGCCTGCTCAACAAGAAG GTGAGGGAGGAGTACAGGAGGTGGGCCGGCAGGATCACAGGGAACAAGTACTCGGAGTTCGCCACAGCCACATCCAGCACGAGCCACCATCAGACCCAG GCCCACAGGCCCTCCGAGTCCGGGATGTGA